One genomic segment of Actinoplanes ianthinogenes includes these proteins:
- a CDS encoding helix-turn-helix transcriptional regulator, translating into MTGTAVAERPTVEILEELSALARGATGHAAAATALEMAAGMTPVGKRRLFTLAAADAQLAGEPGRAAELLRRAAATGEAMPRAQDGVDESVAAARREMAHGRFLAAERELAATAGRLWAGGVIWRLPAVLALRSWALARAGNIVAASREAEQALALAQLTENDQVAARAHHTRLLLMILHGRPGESETAPGVPKENDPVRAGLALLAGLASRHPGDPIGSAEIAAEFLPDLLECRLIRDRELSAEDLYTLRGLTASAPAPIAANAWRVLGLTTRDGANDCFRRAARLHTGMEMPFDNARVHLSYGERLRRDGDRRAARNQLRTARDGFTRLSAVPWAQRAERELTGTDETRAGRAPTGLTPAEYQVARVVATGVSTREAAARLFLSPKTVEFHLGKVFRKLGVTSRAQLAHVFPELAGQ; encoded by the coding sequence ATGACCGGGACAGCGGTGGCGGAGCGGCCGACCGTGGAGATCCTCGAGGAACTCTCCGCTCTGGCCAGGGGCGCGACCGGGCATGCCGCCGCGGCCACCGCCCTGGAGATGGCCGCCGGGATGACGCCGGTGGGCAAGCGCCGGCTGTTCACCCTGGCGGCCGCCGACGCGCAGCTCGCGGGGGAGCCGGGACGGGCGGCGGAGCTGCTGCGCCGGGCGGCCGCGACCGGTGAGGCGATGCCCCGGGCACAGGACGGGGTGGACGAGTCGGTCGCGGCCGCACGCCGGGAGATGGCGCACGGCCGGTTCCTGGCGGCGGAGCGGGAGCTGGCCGCGACGGCCGGGCGGCTCTGGGCCGGCGGGGTGATCTGGCGGCTGCCAGCCGTTCTCGCGTTGCGGAGCTGGGCGCTGGCCCGGGCCGGCAACATCGTCGCCGCGTCCCGGGAGGCCGAACAAGCCCTCGCCCTGGCGCAGCTGACCGAGAACGACCAGGTGGCGGCGCGGGCCCACCACACCAGGTTGCTGCTGATGATCCTGCACGGGCGGCCGGGGGAGTCCGAGACGGCTCCGGGCGTACCGAAAGAGAACGATCCGGTGCGGGCCGGTCTCGCGCTTCTCGCCGGTCTCGCCTCGCGTCATCCGGGTGATCCGATCGGCAGCGCCGAGATCGCCGCGGAGTTCCTTCCCGACCTGCTGGAGTGCCGGCTGATCCGGGACCGGGAGCTCAGCGCGGAGGACCTGTACACGTTGCGCGGGCTGACCGCCTCGGCGCCGGCGCCGATCGCCGCGAACGCCTGGCGGGTGCTCGGACTGACCACCCGGGACGGGGCGAACGACTGCTTCCGCAGGGCCGCCCGCCTGCACACCGGCATGGAGATGCCGTTCGACAACGCGCGGGTGCACTTGTCGTACGGGGAACGGCTGCGCCGCGACGGTGACCGCCGGGCGGCGCGCAACCAGCTGCGGACCGCGCGCGACGGGTTCACCCGGCTCAGCGCGGTGCCGTGGGCGCAGCGGGCCGAACGCGAGCTGACCGGGACCGACGAGACCCGGGCCGGGCGCGCGCCGACCGGGCTGACCCCGGCGGAGTACCAGGTGGCACGCGTCGTCGCGACCGGAGTGTCCACCCGGGAGGCCGCCGCGCGGCTGTTCCTGAGCCCGAAGACCGTCGAGTTCCATCTCGGAAAAGTGTTCCGCAAACTGGGTGTCACCAGCCGCGCGCAGCTCGCGCACGTCTTCCCGGAGCTGGCCGGGCAGTAA
- a CDS encoding SDR family NAD(P)-dependent oxidoreductase, giving the protein MSSRLAVVSGGATGIGRAIAAGFARDGHRVVIIGRRSGLLRQAAAEIDPALVIPVSADLTDPGQVERAAAEIAGLGPVDVLVNNAGATVTPPSREGLAGLADAWRRDLDTNLITAVLLTNALLDRLRRPGGRLIMISSAAAQRGGAGAHSAGSYAAAKAGLHGWAFGLARQLGPDGITVNVLAPGYIQDTEIFHGQDTPEFVATKVADTLVGRAGTPADVAAAVGYLASPEAGYLTGQIIGLNGGAVLGR; this is encoded by the coding sequence ATTTCGTCACGTCTCGCGGTCGTGTCCGGCGGCGCGACCGGCATCGGCCGCGCGATCGCCGCCGGCTTCGCCCGCGACGGGCACCGGGTGGTGATCATCGGGCGCCGCTCGGGTCTGCTGCGGCAGGCCGCAGCGGAGATCGATCCGGCGCTCGTCATCCCGGTCAGCGCCGACCTGACCGATCCCGGCCAGGTGGAGCGCGCGGCCGCCGAGATCGCCGGGCTCGGCCCGGTCGACGTGCTGGTGAACAACGCGGGGGCGACCGTGACGCCGCCGTCGCGGGAGGGGCTCGCGGGACTGGCCGACGCCTGGCGCCGCGATCTCGACACCAACCTGATCACCGCGGTGCTCCTGACGAACGCGCTGCTCGACCGGCTCCGCCGCCCGGGCGGGCGGCTCATCATGATCAGCTCGGCCGCCGCCCAGCGGGGCGGCGCGGGCGCGCACTCGGCCGGGTCGTACGCCGCGGCTAAGGCCGGGCTGCACGGCTGGGCGTTCGGGCTGGCGCGCCAGCTCGGTCCGGACGGGATCACGGTGAACGTGCTGGCGCCCGGCTACATCCAGGACACCGAGATCTTCCACGGGCAGGACACGCCCGAGTTCGTGGCCACCAAGGTCGCCGACACGCTGGTCGGCCGGGCCGGTACGCCGGCGGACGTGGCAGCGGCGGTCGGTTACCTCGCCTCCCCGGAGGCCGGCTATCTGACCGGGCAGATCATCGGGCTCAACGGGGGCGCGGTGCTCGGCCGGTAG
- a CDS encoding alpha/beta hydrolase, whose protein sequence is MSLSLRGVLAALTLSASLLVATPAAAGAAAVEVDGEISVPCYKSTYHPDADWYFPATTSPKALVYLQHGFSRSNGNVADLARRFQAAGFLVFAPTLPSADIFGCTVNNLGNNTVFLTSVAGWLGQATDPNAALAKSYAAAATTAGRPGSTLPAK, encoded by the coding sequence GTGTCCCTGTCCCTGCGCGGTGTTCTCGCAGCGCTCACCCTGTCCGCCTCGCTTCTCGTCGCCACACCGGCGGCCGCCGGAGCCGCGGCCGTCGAGGTGGACGGCGAGATCTCCGTCCCCTGCTACAAGTCCACCTACCACCCGGACGCCGACTGGTATTTCCCGGCGACCACCAGCCCGAAAGCGCTGGTCTACCTCCAGCACGGCTTCTCCCGGTCGAACGGGAACGTGGCCGATCTGGCCCGCCGGTTCCAGGCGGCCGGATTTCTGGTCTTCGCGCCGACCCTGCCGTCCGCGGACATCTTCGGCTGCACGGTCAACAATCTCGGCAACAACACCGTCTTCCTCACCAGCGTCGCCGGCTGGCTCGGCCAGGCGACCGACCCGAACGCGGCCCTGGCCAAGAGCTATGCCGCGGCCGCCACCACCGCGGGCCGGCCCGGCAGCACGCTGCCGGCGAAATAG
- a CDS encoding FHA domain-containing protein produces MSRRSTDGPDAAETRIHPATDHEPGPRPPTLTVVAPPTAAGRHTLLDPYGTTIGRDPACDFVLPSDLVSRRHAVVRRRGAGYEIEDLGSSNGTRVNGRPITGRRALRSGDHVDLGDVQLTFSYAGAPRTESSYSGAPRTESSYAGAPRGESESLRRELRDAPGFGLRALVLAIAGSIAGTVLPAAFGTGAWATLAGATIGPVVSTVFSTKVTGERGRVRAAAITLLSVAALVITVTGFTLGDKATGGSLLPGTDDRTGTFPDLIENNGGTGATPEASVATVELAAVECGGVAVGTARDCPQTTIRYHGPDRLHVTGVEMRGDAAGDFSAQGDCVDHWLEPDESCALTVTFRPSAEGERTATLVVRQDPAGPGEGGTARVTGTGTAATGGGAEDCLPGFVWRAAVSGDHVCVPPATHDQALADNAAADSRRSPTGGDYGPDTCLPGYVWREVTPADLVCVTPETRGQVQSDNDLASSRRAS; encoded by the coding sequence ATGTCGCGACGATCGACCGACGGCCCGGACGCCGCCGAGACCCGGATCCATCCGGCCACCGACCACGAACCGGGCCCGAGACCGCCCACCCTCACGGTTGTCGCGCCGCCCACGGCCGCGGGCCGCCACACCCTTCTGGATCCTTACGGTACGACCATCGGCCGCGACCCGGCCTGCGACTTCGTCCTGCCGAGTGACCTGGTCAGCCGCCGGCACGCCGTCGTTCGCCGGCGTGGCGCCGGATATGAGATCGAGGATCTGGGCTCGTCGAACGGCACCCGGGTCAACGGCAGGCCGATCACCGGGCGGCGGGCCTTGCGGTCCGGCGACCATGTCGATCTGGGCGACGTCCAGCTCACCTTTTCGTACGCCGGAGCGCCGCGCACGGAGAGTTCGTACTCCGGAGCGCCGCGCACGGAAAGTTCGTACGCCGGAGCGCCGCGCGGGGAAAGCGAATCCCTGCGCCGGGAACTGCGCGACGCGCCCGGTTTCGGGCTGCGCGCGTTGGTCCTGGCCATCGCGGGATCGATCGCCGGAACCGTGCTGCCGGCCGCATTCGGCACCGGCGCCTGGGCCACCCTGGCCGGCGCGACGATCGGCCCGGTGGTCTCCACGGTCTTCTCCACCAAGGTCACCGGCGAGCGGGGCCGGGTCCGGGCCGCCGCGATCACCCTGCTCAGCGTGGCCGCGCTGGTCATCACGGTCACCGGGTTCACGCTGGGCGACAAGGCCACCGGCGGCTCGCTGCTGCCCGGCACGGACGACCGCACCGGCACCTTCCCCGACCTGATCGAGAACAACGGCGGCACCGGCGCCACCCCGGAGGCGTCGGTGGCGACCGTGGAACTGGCCGCCGTCGAGTGCGGCGGCGTCGCGGTCGGCACGGCGCGAGATTGTCCGCAAACGACCATCCGCTATCACGGGCCGGACCGGCTGCACGTGACCGGCGTCGAGATGCGCGGCGACGCGGCCGGCGACTTCAGCGCGCAGGGCGACTGCGTCGACCACTGGCTGGAGCCGGACGAGTCGTGCGCGCTGACCGTGACGTTCCGGCCGTCCGCCGAGGGCGAGCGCACCGCGACGCTGGTGGTCCGCCAGGACCCGGCCGGTCCCGGCGAGGGCGGCACCGCGCGGGTCACCGGCACCGGCACGGCCGCCACCGGCGGCGGCGCGGAGGACTGCCTCCCCGGTTTCGTCTGGCGTGCGGCGGTCTCCGGCGATCACGTCTGCGTCCCGCCGGCGACCCACGACCAGGCGCTGGCCGACAACGCCGCCGCCGACTCGCGGCGCAGCCCCACGGGCGGCGACTACGGGCCGGACACCTGCCTGCCCGGTTACGTCTGGCGGGAGGTCACGCCGGCGGACCTGGTCTGCGTCACGCCGGAGACCCGCGGCCAGGTGCAGTCGGACAACGACCTGGCCTCCTCCCGCCGGGCGAGCTGA
- a CDS encoding sugar nucleotide-binding protein, with protein MRLLVAGGGGLLGREVVRRARAAGHEVTATFRDRPIGVGGHRLDIRDRAAVAALVAAVRPEVIVNAAYRQADWAATADGGMHVAAAAAASRARLVHVSSDAIFSGRADEYDETAVPDPITPYGAAKAAAEVAVRGLVVDAAVVRTSLIIGAGESVIERQVRAIATGERGGVLFADDIRCPVHVADLAGAVLELAAVARPGVHNVAGADAISRHRLGVLIARRDGLDPAALPVALRAGSGLPGALAVRLNCAVTQKALVTRLRGAEEFLAA; from the coding sequence ATGAGACTGCTGGTCGCCGGGGGTGGCGGGCTGCTCGGGCGAGAGGTCGTCCGGCGGGCGCGGGCAGCCGGGCACGAGGTCACGGCGACCTTCCGCGACCGGCCGATCGGGGTGGGCGGGCACCGGCTGGACATCCGGGACCGGGCCGCGGTGGCCGCGCTCGTGGCGGCCGTGCGACCGGAAGTGATCGTCAACGCGGCCTATCGGCAGGCGGACTGGGCGGCCACCGCGGACGGCGGCATGCACGTGGCCGCGGCCGCCGCGGCGAGCCGGGCGCGGCTCGTGCACGTGTCCAGCGACGCGATCTTCTCGGGGCGGGCGGACGAGTACGACGAGACGGCCGTGCCGGATCCGATCACCCCCTACGGTGCCGCCAAGGCCGCGGCCGAGGTCGCGGTCCGCGGGCTGGTCGTTGACGCGGCCGTCGTCCGCACGTCGTTGATCATCGGTGCCGGGGAGTCGGTGATCGAGCGCCAGGTGCGGGCGATCGCCACCGGGGAGCGGGGCGGCGTCCTGTTCGCCGACGACATCCGCTGCCCGGTGCACGTCGCCGACCTGGCCGGCGCGGTGCTGGAGCTGGCCGCGGTGGCCCGGCCGGGCGTGCACAACGTCGCCGGCGCCGACGCGATCTCCCGGCACCGGCTGGGGGTGCTGATCGCCCGGCGCGACGGCCTCGACCCGGCCGCGCTGCCGGTCGCGCTGCGGGCCGGGAGCGGCCTGCCGGGCGCCCTCGCCGTGCGGCTGAACTGCGCCGTGACCCAGAAGGCTCTGGTCACCCGCCTGCGTGGCGCCGAGGAGTTCCTGGCGGCGTAA
- a CDS encoding alpha/beta fold hydrolase, with translation MHPQPPRRTTHVQGTPRNRLVYDRWGRYGRPVVLLHGLFYDRTMWWPVAAELDGGCAAVAVDLPGHGDSVARHDLSGLVTDLAALVHGLALHRAPVLVGHGAGAALAHEFATRYAVQNVIAVDDGEVSVVPEAYRQFAVRRPDAALAAAYREWSGVPVRAAPQAHVADGPFPHLRDPAAFAAVLHGLV, from the coding sequence GTGCATCCACAGCCGCCACGCCGCACCACTCACGTCCAGGGCACCCCGCGCAACCGGCTGGTCTACGACCGGTGGGGGCGGTACGGCCGGCCGGTGGTGCTGCTGCACGGGCTGTTCTACGACCGGACGATGTGGTGGCCGGTCGCCGCCGAGCTGGACGGCGGTTGCGCGGCGGTCGCGGTGGACCTGCCGGGGCACGGCGACTCGGTGGCCCGGCACGACCTGTCCGGGCTGGTGACGGATCTGGCGGCGCTGGTGCACGGTCTCGCTCTGCACCGGGCGCCGGTGCTGGTCGGGCACGGTGCCGGGGCGGCGCTGGCGCACGAGTTCGCGACCCGGTACGCGGTGCAGAACGTGATCGCGGTCGACGACGGGGAGGTTTCTGTCGTACCCGAGGCGTACCGTCAGTTCGCTGTGCGAAGGCCGGACGCGGCACTGGCCGCGGCCTACCGGGAGTGGTCCGGCGTCCCGGTCCGGGCGGCGCCGCAGGCGCACGTCGCCGACGGGCCGTTCCCGCACCTGCGGGACCCGGCGGCCTTCGCCGCGGTGCTGCACGGCCTGGTCTGA
- a CDS encoding VOC family protein has protein sequence MIGTLRAVVLDAPDARRLAAFYRALGGWTERYAEDDWVALGTPDGWRVAVQLSPDHVAPRWPDPAFPQQAHLDLRVPDLDAGAARAAELGATLLQKNERWYTLADPAGHPFDLCLDTTRQETTLMGVMLDCPDAERLSTFWSEVLGKPITYAAEGMAMIGEDGAQPLLFQQIGDYRAPQWPDPAHPQQFHLDVTVDDVDAAETAVLKLGATALHPGGENWRVYADPAGKPFCLCWD, from the coding sequence ATGATCGGTACGTTGCGGGCGGTGGTGCTCGACGCGCCCGACGCCCGGCGGCTCGCCGCGTTCTATCGTGCGCTCGGCGGGTGGACCGAGCGTTACGCCGAGGACGACTGGGTGGCGCTGGGGACCCCGGACGGGTGGCGCGTCGCCGTCCAGCTCAGCCCCGACCATGTGGCGCCCCGGTGGCCCGACCCGGCGTTCCCGCAGCAGGCGCACCTCGATCTGCGGGTGCCCGATCTCGACGCCGGCGCGGCCCGGGCCGCCGAGCTGGGCGCCACGCTGCTGCAGAAGAACGAGCGGTGGTACACGCTGGCCGACCCGGCCGGGCACCCGTTCGACCTCTGCCTGGACACCACGCGGCAGGAGACCACGCTGATGGGCGTGATGCTCGACTGTCCGGACGCCGAGCGACTGAGCACGTTCTGGTCCGAGGTCCTCGGCAAGCCGATCACCTACGCGGCCGAGGGCATGGCGATGATCGGCGAGGACGGGGCGCAGCCGCTGCTGTTCCAGCAGATCGGCGACTACCGGGCGCCGCAGTGGCCGGACCCCGCGCATCCGCAGCAGTTCCACCTCGACGTGACGGTCGACGACGTGGACGCCGCCGAGACCGCGGTGCTGAAACTCGGCGCCACCGCCCTGCACCCGGGCGGGGAGAACTGGCGGGTCTACGCCGACCCGGCCGGCAAACCGTTCTGTCTCTGCTGGGACTGA
- a CDS encoding RNA polymerase sigma factor, translating into MRHTTVDDLAAVVCAARAGDEQAWARLVEAYAPRLRLIARRFRIPPDQVGDLLQATWLQLFNGIDRLQCPEAVGSWLAVTMRRFCLHAVAGRDRECPVPVLDDWLTQPGDAPDSDLLRAEQAASVRRALAQLPERQRRLLWQMATDPDAHYTELSARLGMPIGAIGPTRARALGRLRRLLLDDERATLRV; encoded by the coding sequence ATGCGGCACACGACAGTGGACGATCTGGCGGCGGTGGTCTGCGCGGCCCGGGCCGGGGACGAGCAGGCGTGGGCCCGGCTGGTCGAGGCGTACGCCCCGCGGCTGCGGCTGATCGCACGCCGCTTCCGCATCCCACCGGACCAGGTCGGCGACCTGTTGCAGGCGACCTGGCTGCAACTGTTCAACGGGATCGACCGGCTCCAGTGCCCGGAGGCGGTCGGCTCCTGGCTGGCGGTGACGATGCGCCGGTTCTGCCTGCACGCCGTCGCCGGCCGGGACCGCGAGTGCCCGGTCCCGGTCCTCGACGACTGGCTCACCCAGCCCGGTGACGCCCCCGACTCGGATCTGCTGCGCGCCGAGCAGGCGGCCTCGGTCCGGCGGGCCCTCGCCCAGCTGCCGGAACGCCAGCGCCGCCTGCTGTGGCAGATGGCCACCGACCCGGACGCCCATTACACCGAGCTCAGCGCCCGGCTGGGCATGCCGATCGGCGCGATCGGCCCGACTCGGGCCCGGGCCCTGGGACGCCTGCGCCGCCTGCTGCTCGACGACGAACGCGCCACCCTCCGGGTCTGA
- a CDS encoding MFS transporter, producing the protein MLRDTLPERREARWLLLGVLLNFLGRGLTVPFLFIYLTDVRGLADALAGLAAGWFGVVMLVFAPIGGSLMDRFGARPVAMISLLVQVLGGVLLAFADTPALAFLAIFVSAAGNGPVWPAGSTMLAQLTGERERQRAFALQFALLNIGIGLGGLIAGAVVDVHRPATFQAIYLLDAATYLVPLVILLAMPSIGRRPGEPGQARAATGGYRAMVRDRPFRRLLIFGLTLMTCGYAQLEVGFAAFSVRVAEVGPRVVAWAIAANTLIILVAQIPVMRRLEGRSRSRSLAVVGVVFGVAWLILGAGGLAGGHRPMLAAALVIACMVVFGLGETVLQPMQPALINALAPDDLRGRYNAANTMNMGIATVLAPITAGPLIGAGLGGAWVILIVGGCLIASLLALLLHRHVTAAQDGTATAEVAGSARPTG; encoded by the coding sequence ATGCTTCGTGACACCCTCCCCGAGCGCCGGGAGGCGCGCTGGCTGCTGCTCGGCGTGCTGCTCAACTTCCTCGGGCGGGGCCTCACGGTCCCGTTCCTGTTCATCTACCTGACCGACGTGCGCGGCCTGGCGGACGCGCTGGCCGGGCTCGCGGCCGGTTGGTTCGGCGTGGTGATGCTGGTCTTCGCGCCGATCGGCGGTTCCCTGATGGACCGGTTCGGCGCCCGGCCGGTGGCCATGATCAGCCTGCTCGTGCAGGTGCTGGGCGGGGTCCTGCTGGCGTTCGCGGACACCCCGGCGCTCGCCTTCCTGGCGATCTTCGTGTCGGCGGCCGGCAACGGTCCGGTCTGGCCGGCCGGGAGCACCATGCTGGCCCAGCTGACCGGTGAGCGGGAGCGGCAGCGGGCGTTCGCGTTGCAGTTCGCCCTGCTCAACATCGGGATCGGGCTGGGTGGCCTGATCGCCGGAGCGGTCGTCGACGTCCACCGCCCGGCGACCTTCCAGGCGATCTACCTGCTGGACGCCGCGACCTACCTGGTTCCGCTGGTCATCCTGCTGGCCATGCCGTCGATCGGCCGCCGGCCCGGCGAGCCGGGCCAGGCCCGGGCGGCCACCGGCGGCTATCGCGCGATGGTCCGCGACCGCCCCTTCCGCCGCCTGCTGATCTTCGGGCTGACCCTGATGACCTGCGGTTACGCCCAGCTCGAGGTCGGCTTCGCCGCCTTCTCGGTACGCGTCGCCGAGGTCGGTCCCCGCGTCGTCGCCTGGGCCATCGCGGCCAACACCCTGATCATCCTGGTTGCCCAGATCCCGGTGATGCGGCGGTTGGAGGGCCGCAGCCGCAGTCGCAGCCTGGCGGTGGTCGGCGTCGTCTTCGGGGTGGCCTGGCTGATCCTCGGCGCGGGCGGCCTGGCCGGTGGCCACCGCCCGATGCTCGCCGCGGCCCTGGTGATCGCCTGCATGGTCGTCTTCGGGCTGGGCGAGACCGTGTTGCAGCCGATGCAGCCCGCCCTGATCAACGCGCTCGCGCCGGACGACCTGCGCGGCCGCTACAACGCGGCGAACACGATGAACATGGGCATCGCCACGGTGCTCGCGCCGATCACCGCCGGCCCGCTGATCGGCGCCGGGCTCGGCGGCGCCTGGGTGATCCTGATCGTCGGCGGCTGCCTGATCGCCTCGCTGCTGGCCCTGCTCCTGCACCGCCACGTGACCGCGGCCCAGGACGGCACCGCCACCGCCGAGGTGGCCGGTTCCGCCCGCCCCACCGGGTGA
- a CDS encoding CPBP family intramembrane glutamic endopeptidase: MSMRVKGIVVYLAISFGVVWPYLFVARLGLGWSLVNPLVQLPVAFVPAIGAFVVRRWVTREGFAGAGLTWRSPAKLWLAGLLAPLGVTLMMLACAVSAGWWEPRLDGGELIFLLIAQVVMTPAYFGEEFGWTSFLWPRLLPGRPRGSILLTGLIWAVWHYPLAFLGYAQFTDRAISLPLWTVMFLLFEILLCWLYAASGSVWVTSLAHSGNNVVMGLLSEELLGDLSSVQLLLCTDLALAVLCLPLLGSKLFTPARRADLAVVSR, translated from the coding sequence ATGTCGATGCGGGTCAAGGGAATCGTTGTCTATCTGGCCATCTCGTTCGGAGTGGTCTGGCCGTACCTGTTCGTGGCGCGGCTCGGACTGGGCTGGTCACTGGTCAACCCACTGGTGCAGCTGCCGGTGGCGTTCGTCCCGGCGATCGGCGCGTTCGTGGTGCGCCGCTGGGTCACCCGGGAGGGTTTCGCCGGCGCCGGGCTGACCTGGCGCAGCCCCGCGAAACTGTGGCTGGCCGGGTTGCTCGCGCCGCTCGGGGTCACCCTGATGATGCTGGCCTGCGCGGTCTCGGCCGGCTGGTGGGAGCCCCGGCTCGACGGCGGCGAGCTGATCTTCCTGCTGATCGCCCAGGTGGTGATGACGCCCGCCTACTTCGGCGAGGAGTTCGGCTGGACCAGCTTCCTCTGGCCGCGCCTGCTGCCCGGCCGGCCCCGCGGGTCGATCCTGCTCACCGGCCTGATCTGGGCGGTCTGGCATTACCCGCTCGCCTTCCTCGGGTACGCCCAGTTCACCGACCGGGCGATCAGCCTGCCGCTGTGGACCGTGATGTTCCTGCTCTTCGAGATCCTGCTCTGCTGGCTGTACGCCGCCAGCGGCTCGGTCTGGGTGACCAGCCTCGCCCACTCCGGCAACAACGTGGTGATGGGCCTGCTCAGCGAGGAGCTCCTCGGCGACCTGAGCAGCGTCCAGCTGCTGCTCTGCACCGATCTGGCCCTCGCCGTGCTCTGCCTGCCCCTGCTGGGCTCGAAGCTCTTCACCCCGGCCCGGCGCGCCGACCTGGCGGTCGTGTCCCGCTGA